A portion of the Pedobacter cryoconitis genome contains these proteins:
- the araA gene encoding L-arabinose isomerase, producing the protein MINLKELEVWFITGSQNLYGEETLKQVAEHAQQVAGSLDSDPQIPVKVVYKPIVKTPEEIFETLQQANITANCIGVITWMHTFSPAKMWIRGLNILQKPLLHLHTQFNRDIPWSTIDMDFMNLNQSAHGDREFGFMVTRMRKDRKVVVGHWQDPEVLKEIDTWTRAAAGWHDWQGAKFARFGDNMRYVAVTDGDKVEAELKFGFQVNTYGIGDLVAVINSIPEESIQELLTLYEATYQMTTDLLRGGDRHTSVYEAAKIELGLKKFLEDGNFKGFSDTFEDLHGMIQLPGIAAQRLMAAGYGFAGEGDWKTAALVRACKVMGAGLPGANAFMEDYTYHFDPANSMVLGSHMLEVDASLANEKPRLEVHPLGIGGKADPARLIFSVAGGNALNASIIDMGNRFRLLVNEVEAVEPAHELPKLPVAKVLWKPLPDMKTACAAWIYAGGAHHTAYSQNLTTAHLLDFANIAGIEYINIGADTKINQFRNELQWNEIFYK; encoded by the coding sequence ATGATAAATTTAAAAGAGTTAGAGGTCTGGTTCATCACTGGCAGCCAGAATTTATACGGAGAAGAGACCTTAAAACAAGTAGCAGAACATGCACAGCAGGTGGCCGGATCGCTTGACTCAGACCCGCAGATTCCCGTTAAAGTAGTTTATAAACCTATAGTAAAAACACCTGAAGAGATATTTGAAACCCTGCAACAGGCCAACATCACAGCAAATTGTATTGGCGTGATCACCTGGATGCATACTTTCTCTCCTGCAAAAATGTGGATAAGAGGATTGAATATTCTTCAGAAACCACTATTACATCTGCATACGCAATTTAACCGTGATATTCCATGGAGTACCATTGACATGGATTTCATGAACCTTAACCAGAGTGCCCATGGTGATCGTGAATTTGGGTTTATGGTCACACGGATGCGTAAAGACAGAAAAGTGGTGGTAGGACACTGGCAGGATCCGGAAGTGTTGAAAGAAATCGATACCTGGACACGGGCTGCTGCTGGCTGGCATGATTGGCAAGGTGCCAAATTTGCGCGCTTTGGCGATAACATGCGTTATGTAGCGGTTACTGATGGTGATAAGGTAGAAGCAGAACTTAAGTTTGGTTTTCAAGTCAATACTTATGGTATAGGTGACCTGGTGGCAGTGATTAACAGTATTCCTGAGGAATCCATTCAGGAACTCCTGACGCTGTATGAAGCAACTTACCAGATGACTACTGACCTGCTCCGTGGCGGAGACAGGCATACTTCCGTTTATGAAGCTGCAAAAATAGAACTTGGTCTTAAAAAATTCCTTGAAGATGGTAATTTTAAAGGTTTCAGCGATACCTTCGAAGATTTACATGGCATGATCCAACTGCCAGGTATTGCCGCACAGCGATTAATGGCAGCAGGATACGGATTTGCCGGAGAAGGCGACTGGAAAACAGCAGCTTTGGTACGCGCCTGTAAAGTAATGGGAGCCGGATTACCTGGGGCAAACGCCTTTATGGAGGATTATACCTATCATTTCGATCCTGCTAATTCTATGGTACTGGGCTCACACATGCTGGAAGTTGATGCCTCCCTGGCCAATGAAAAACCAAGACTGGAAGTTCACCCACTTGGCATTGGCGGTAAAGCTGATCCCGCACGACTGATCTTTAGCGTGGCAGGTGGAAATGCACTCAATGCTTCTATTATAGATATGGGCAATCGCTTTCGCTTACTTGTAAATGAAGTAGAAGCCGTGGAGCCAGCACATGAATTACCAAAACTACCAGTAGCAAAAGTTTTATGGAAACCTCTTCCTGATATGAAAACAGCTTGTGCAGCCTGGATCTATGCAGGAGGTGCACACCACACTGCTTACAGTCAGAACCTGACCACTGCACACCTACTGGATTTTGCCAACATTGCAGGCATAGAATATATAAACATTGGGGCTGATACGAAAATCAACCAGTTCAGAAATGAGCTTCAATGGAATGAAATCTTTTATAAATAA
- a CDS encoding glycoside hydrolase family 27 protein — translation MVRIVIMVSKKIILAFALLTGMLTRVNAQQKDFHNWAETPPMGWNSWDCFGPTVVESEVKSNADYMHKNLKAFGWEYVVVDIRWYVGNDKANGYNEKDPDYVLDAYGRFQPAVNRFPSAANGKGFKPLADYIHQKGLKFGIHIMRGIPVEAVKRNLPIMGSKATAKDIYSTELQCKWLRDMYTVVAGRDGAQEYYNSLFKLYSSWGVDFIKVDDLSRPYHTGEIEMIRKAIALTGRKIVLSTSPGETPIANAAHVQNHANMWRTVDDFWDNWTMLKDHFDVFERWNNYRAPGAWPDGDMLPLGKIGIRAERGNPRMTAFTRDEQYTLMTLWTIFRSPLMFGGDLPGNDAFTLSLLNNSEVINILKNSTNNRQLFRNANGICWVADDPQTGDKYVALFNPGDDNGAADISVNLNDIGFSKPCKVRDLWSKTNKSNVKGILTAKVNKHGAALFRISQIK, via the coding sequence ATGGTCCGGATAGTTATTATGGTCAGTAAAAAGATAATATTGGCATTTGCACTCCTGACCGGAATGCTTACCAGAGTGAATGCACAACAAAAAGATTTTCACAATTGGGCTGAGACGCCTCCAATGGGCTGGAACAGCTGGGATTGCTTTGGCCCCACGGTAGTGGAATCTGAAGTAAAAAGCAATGCAGATTATATGCATAAAAATCTGAAAGCATTTGGATGGGAATATGTAGTGGTAGACATCCGCTGGTACGTAGGTAACGACAAAGCAAACGGCTATAATGAAAAAGATCCTGACTATGTACTCGATGCCTATGGCCGGTTCCAGCCGGCTGTCAACCGTTTTCCATCTGCTGCAAACGGTAAGGGATTTAAACCTCTGGCAGATTACATTCATCAAAAAGGATTAAAATTCGGCATTCACATCATGCGGGGCATTCCAGTAGAAGCTGTAAAACGCAATCTTCCAATTATGGGAAGTAAGGCAACCGCTAAAGATATTTACAGCACAGAACTGCAATGCAAGTGGCTGCGTGACATGTACACTGTAGTGGCTGGACGTGATGGTGCACAGGAATATTATAACTCGCTATTTAAACTGTATAGTTCATGGGGAGTAGATTTCATTAAGGTGGATGACCTTTCCAGACCTTACCATACCGGGGAAATAGAGATGATCCGTAAAGCAATCGCACTCACAGGCAGAAAGATTGTGCTGAGCACTTCGCCCGGAGAAACTCCCATAGCAAATGCTGCCCATGTGCAGAACCATGCCAATATGTGGCGTACTGTAGACGATTTCTGGGACAACTGGACTATGCTGAAAGATCATTTTGATGTATTTGAGCGCTGGAACAACTATCGTGCACCTGGTGCCTGGCCAGATGGGGATATGCTCCCGCTTGGGAAAATAGGTATTCGTGCAGAGCGCGGAAATCCAAGAATGACAGCATTTACCAGAGATGAACAATATACCCTGATGACCCTGTGGACAATATTCCGTTCACCATTGATGTTTGGTGGCGATTTGCCGGGAAATGACGCATTTACACTATCATTACTGAACAACAGTGAAGTGATCAATATCCTGAAAAACAGCACTAATAACCGACAGTTGTTTCGTAATGCAAATGGGATCTGCTGGGTCGCAGATGATCCGCAAACCGGAGATAAATATGTCGCACTTTTTAATCCCGGAGACGATAACGGGGCGGCAGATATTTCTGTAAACCTGAACGACATTGGTTTTAGCAAACCCTGTAAGGTAAGAGACCTCTGGAGCAAAACCAACAAAAGTAATGTCAAAGGAATCCTTACTGCTAAGGTCAATAAACATGGAGCAGCCCTGTTCCGTATTTCACAAATTAAATAA
- a CDS encoding L-ribulose-5-phosphate 4-epimerase — MTDYKLIRETAYEANMELPRLGLVLFTFGNVSAADRDRGVFAIKPSGVPYKELTPDKMVIVDFDGNIVAGTLRPSSDTKTHAVLYKHWDGINGIVHTHSTYATSWAQAQTDIPIFGTTHADHLTVDIPCAPPMSDEMINGDYEYETGFQIINHFKKLGYDHHEVEMILVGNHAPFTWGKTAEKAVYNSAVLETVAHMALLTRQINQQSPKLKEALIKKHFERKHGPDSYYGQ, encoded by the coding sequence ATGACCGATTATAAACTAATACGCGAAACAGCCTACGAGGCCAACATGGAACTGCCAAGGTTAGGACTTGTGCTCTTTACTTTTGGAAATGTAAGTGCAGCAGACAGAGATAGAGGTGTATTTGCGATCAAACCAAGCGGCGTGCCATACAAAGAGCTGACACCAGATAAAATGGTCATCGTTGATTTCGACGGCAACATTGTAGCAGGAACACTCAGACCATCTTCTGACACTAAAACCCATGCTGTACTTTACAAACATTGGGACGGGATCAATGGGATAGTCCATACCCATTCTACTTATGCTACGTCCTGGGCACAGGCACAAACAGATATTCCGATTTTTGGTACTACGCATGCCGACCACCTTACTGTGGATATACCTTGTGCTCCTCCAATGAGTGATGAAATGATCAATGGAGATTACGAATACGAAACTGGCTTTCAGATCATCAATCATTTTAAAAAACTCGGTTATGATCATCATGAGGTTGAAATGATCCTGGTTGGAAATCATGCACCGTTTACTTGGGGAAAGACAGCCGAAAAAGCAGTTTATAACAGTGCTGTACTGGAAACCGTTGCGCATATGGCCCTGCTGACAAGACAAATTAACCAGCAGTCACCAAAATTAAAAGAGGCACTGATAAAAAAGCATTTTGAACGTAAACATGGTCCGGATAGTTATTATGGTCAGTAA
- a CDS encoding ribulokinase: MNLTKYVIGIDYGSDSVRSVIVNTENGAELSSSVYYYKRWQKKLYCEPALNQFRQHPLDYIEGLEHTIKDCIAKAGGEAVAAAIKGIAVDTTGSTPVAVDITGTPLALTPGLEENPNAMFVLWKDHTGIKEAAQINDHATKFKTNYLKYVGGIYSSEWFWAKLLHVLKEDPAIRSAIFSWVEHCDWIPFLLTGGNDARKMKRSRCAAGHKALWAEEFDGLPPEEFFSKLDPLLSGFREKLFQDTYTSDEPAGTLSEEWASRLGLSTDVVVGVGAFDAHMGAVGGQISPYYLCKIMGTSTCDILVAPLADLDGKLVKGICGQVNGSVIPGTMGLEAGQSAFGDVYAWFKNLISWPLDHLLTQSDLIDQATAVALKDELEAKIISSLSEQAELLGDNDYAELAIDWLNGRRTPDANQELKGAISGLSLGTDAPRFFRALAAATCFGAKSIVDRFKEQGVPVKGIIGIGGVAKKSPYIMQMMADVLEMPIKIHRFEHTCALGAAMFAAVAAGIHPNIETAMEIMGTGFEAEYQPNQKKKKMYNQHYQEYLALGRYVEKYSKKDIKPYVS; encoded by the coding sequence ATGAATCTAACCAAATATGTCATCGGTATAGATTACGGATCGGATTCTGTTCGCTCTGTAATTGTAAATACCGAAAATGGAGCAGAGCTCTCTTCCTCAGTTTATTATTATAAAAGGTGGCAAAAAAAACTTTATTGTGAGCCTGCATTAAATCAGTTCAGACAACATCCTCTTGACTACATTGAGGGGTTAGAGCATACTATTAAAGATTGTATCGCAAAAGCCGGCGGCGAAGCAGTAGCTGCTGCTATCAAAGGGATTGCTGTAGATACGACAGGTTCTACTCCTGTAGCCGTTGACATCACCGGAACCCCTCTCGCCCTCACCCCTGGTCTCGAAGAAAATCCAAACGCCATGTTTGTATTATGGAAAGATCATACAGGAATCAAAGAAGCGGCACAGATCAACGATCACGCCACTAAATTCAAGACAAACTATCTTAAATATGTAGGTGGAATTTATTCTTCCGAATGGTTTTGGGCCAAACTTCTTCATGTATTGAAGGAAGATCCCGCAATTCGCAGTGCCATTTTTTCATGGGTAGAGCATTGCGATTGGATTCCTTTCCTGTTAACAGGGGGCAACGACGCCAGAAAAATGAAACGGAGCCGCTGTGCAGCAGGACATAAAGCGCTTTGGGCAGAAGAGTTTGACGGTCTTCCTCCAGAAGAATTTTTCAGCAAATTAGACCCGCTATTGTCAGGGTTCAGAGAAAAGCTTTTCCAGGATACTTATACTTCTGATGAGCCTGCAGGCACCTTGAGTGAAGAATGGGCAAGCCGGCTGGGACTATCAACAGATGTGGTAGTTGGCGTAGGCGCATTTGATGCACATATGGGGGCAGTTGGCGGGCAGATATCACCTTACTACCTGTGTAAAATCATGGGCACCAGCACTTGCGACATCCTTGTAGCACCGCTGGCTGACCTTGATGGTAAACTGGTCAAAGGTATTTGCGGACAAGTAAATGGCTCTGTTATTCCCGGAACAATGGGTTTAGAAGCTGGTCAATCGGCCTTTGGCGATGTCTATGCCTGGTTTAAAAATCTAATTAGCTGGCCATTAGATCATCTTCTCACTCAATCAGACTTAATTGACCAGGCAACCGCAGTTGCTTTAAAAGATGAACTGGAAGCTAAGATTATTTCAAGTCTAAGTGAACAGGCCGAACTATTAGGTGATAACGATTATGCAGAGCTGGCCATTGACTGGTTGAACGGAAGGCGGACTCCAGACGCAAACCAGGAATTGAAAGGTGCGATCTCCGGTTTAAGCCTGGGTACTGATGCACCAAGGTTTTTCCGTGCCTTAGCTGCTGCAACCTGTTTTGGTGCAAAAAGCATTGTTGACAGATTCAAAGAACAGGGGGTTCCGGTAAAAGGAATAATCGGTATTGGAGGAGTCGCAAAAAAATCACCTTATATCATGCAGATGATGGCTGATGTATTAGAAATGCCTATCAAAATTCACCGGTTTGAGCACACCTGTGCACTTGGGGCGGCCATGTTCGCTGCTGTAGCTGCTGGAATCCATCCAAATATCGAAACCGCAATGGAAATTATGGGAACAGGTTTCGAAGCAGAATATCAGCCAAATCAGAAAAAGAAAAAGATGTATAACCAGCATTATCAGGAATATCTGGCATTGGGCAGATATGTAGAGAAATACAGCAAAAAGGACATCAAACCTTATGTATCATGA
- a CDS encoding glycoside hydrolase family 43 protein, whose protein sequence is MNFLKLRPGLLIYGRVLLMSVIIFTLTSGAAVAQKSKNTAYLFTYFTGNKGLEESIHFAISDDGYTYRALNHNQPVISSAAISSTGGVRDPHILRGSDGKTFYMVVTDMVSAKGWDANRAMVLLKSADLVNWTSSIVNIQKRFPDQENLLRVWAPQTIYDKKAGKYMVYWSMKHGADPDKIYWAYANKDFTDLENEPQQLFFSPTNGACIDGDIIYDQGKYHLFFKTEGEGLGIRVAVSDKLKEGYILRDGYVQQTKDPVEGAGVFKLNTGEGYILMYDVYTKGRYQFTKTKDLKHFSVIDHEVKMDFHPRHGTVLPITAQEAKVLLRKWDIR, encoded by the coding sequence ATGAATTTTTTAAAGTTGCGGCCGGGGCTGCTGATTTATGGTCGTGTGCTCTTGATGAGCGTTATTATTTTTACATTGACAAGCGGGGCTGCGGTGGCCCAGAAATCAAAAAATACGGCTTATCTTTTTACCTACTTTACTGGTAATAAAGGGTTGGAAGAATCAATCCATTTTGCGATTAGTGATGACGGTTACACCTATCGCGCATTAAATCATAATCAGCCAGTCATCAGTTCTGCTGCAATCAGTTCAACAGGTGGAGTACGCGATCCGCATATTTTACGCGGATCGGATGGAAAGACCTTTTATATGGTTGTGACAGATATGGTCTCAGCTAAAGGCTGGGATGCTAACCGGGCAATGGTATTGTTAAAGTCTGCAGATCTTGTGAACTGGACTTCAAGTATTGTCAACATCCAGAAGCGATTTCCTGATCAGGAGAATTTACTGCGTGTGTGGGCACCTCAAACTATATATGACAAGAAAGCTGGTAAGTATATGGTTTATTGGTCTATGAAACATGGGGCTGATCCGGATAAAATATACTGGGCTTATGCCAATAAGGACTTTACAGATCTGGAAAATGAACCTCAACAACTTTTCTTTAGCCCAACCAATGGTGCTTGTATTGATGGAGATATCATCTATGATCAGGGAAAATATCATTTGTTCTTTAAAACTGAAGGGGAGGGCTTAGGGATTCGCGTTGCAGTTTCGGATAAGCTGAAAGAAGGCTATATTTTACGTGATGGATATGTGCAGCAGACGAAAGATCCTGTAGAAGGTGCCGGGGTTTTTAAACTTAATACTGGAGAAGGGTATATCCTGATGTATGATGTCTATACAAAAGGCCGCTATCAATTTACCAAAACAAAAGATTTAAAACATTTCAGTGTGATTGATCATGAGGTAAAGATGGATTTTCATCCGCGGCATGGTACAGTTCTTCCAATTACTGCACAGGAAGCAAAAGTATTGTTAAGAAAATGGGATATCAGGTAA
- a CDS encoding two-component regulator propeller domain-containing protein yields MGYQVIRVLITKILFVINALTNSITTKMRLLQLIIFVVFFGIQPYAVQAQLWSENSGKSLYGDYAFKTYTIADGLPSKSTTATFKDSRGFIWVGTENGLCRFDGYTFKIFNHKPADSTSISNNFVSSIVEDRKGMLWVGTMDGLNRMDPMTEKFQSFYHKESLPSSISNNKIWALLCDRQGIIWVGTDDGFNRYHESTRSFTAYQPNSKLPYTMVGKSVNAIIEDKQGQLWLGNWSGGLNRFDKRTQRFSNFRQKQLPGSKNPNDIWTLTSDKNGMIWVGTYWNGLFRFDTGTNSFTPITPPDKSSTGVYSILPLTEHILLVGGNNGFYWLDTRNNKWEAIKNLVNYPFGGAYKDKDNIIWINAKNGFLKIDSKQYKFELEDLKLGNTEVKSIASKDDRLWIGTNKGLFVFDYRTGQLSVLKKNGTKNSLKSNDISKLYFDTKGILWILTEDGFDSYNLQKKEFSHHFHHSILGSLFNEDVFRDILEAEPGIYYLATDAGLKIYNSFNNTFKHYYSNKNDKYALSNNHLYSLLKDQNGEIWIGTYGGGLNHFNPVTGRFRAFGPAENSGSGVSSNIIRGLFRDSGNNIWVSTPDGLNKYDFKRKRFVVYSKVDGFSSNVFRDVTEDRKGNIWVTTENGLSKLNPANMVINNFDEADGVYVNSVMLNNGESIYLAGARGGVIKFNPLTIQFNKMVPPVYFTDFQLFNKSIVADSGGPLRQNLNIATELTLDYEQSVFSFEFVGLNYRHSEKNQYAYMLIGFDKKWNYVGTQRKATYTNLNPGTYKLWIRASNNDGVWNKEGRVLMICIRSPWYWRWWAYVVYAVAAGLLIYLYFIYRKKQDELKYKIRVASIESEKEKELSEKKLSFFTNISHEFRTPLTLIINPIKELLYHDDKNVDISNLNIVYRNAKRLLSLVDQLLLFRKADSGADLLKAADLEIVNLCKEVYLCFSHLASSRNIRYEFLSAATHIWIYADRGKLEIAIFNLLSNAIKFTPDGGSVKLEILEASDRLTIQISDTGCGIPEAAGEKIYNRFYQEADENSSLRTGFGIGLFLVRNFIESHGGSITYKSIANQGTTFSVELLKGKCHINPDQLIPETGMSSQLLMELSDEHGIQSEQLITEQYDHDLTSEKKSILIIDDNPSIRNYLIGIFKAQYQLFVAESGEQGMEMIREILPDFIISDVMMQGITGIEICSLVKEDAALCHIPVVLLTASTSPEIKLKGLEIGADDYISKPFDKDLLMARVAGILKSKNSLQKYFYNEITLNPNNSKISAEYRDFLQQCIQIVELYITDPNFNIQVLADEIGMSRSNLFVKIKSISGRSSNSFIRFIRLRKAAEIFINTDNTISETMFMVGIIDSKYFRAQFHKLFNMNPSDYIRKYRKNFSNQISLGKGIKTNPGRFDP; encoded by the coding sequence ATGGGATATCAGGTAATCCGGGTGTTGATTACAAAGATATTGTTTGTCATTAATGCGCTAACGAATTCAATAACTACAAAAATGCGTTTACTGCAGTTGATTATTTTTGTTGTTTTTTTTGGAATTCAACCTTACGCTGTCCAGGCGCAGTTATGGTCAGAAAATAGTGGAAAGTCACTCTATGGTGATTATGCATTTAAAACCTATACCATTGCTGATGGACTTCCATCTAAAAGTACAACCGCTACCTTCAAAGATAGCAGAGGGTTTATATGGGTTGGTACAGAAAATGGTTTATGCCGTTTTGATGGTTACACCTTCAAAATTTTTAATCACAAGCCTGCCGACAGTACGTCTATCAGTAACAATTTTGTAAGCAGCATTGTGGAGGACCGGAAAGGAATGTTATGGGTAGGTACAATGGACGGCTTGAATAGGATGGATCCGATGACCGAAAAATTCCAGTCCTTTTATCATAAAGAATCGCTTCCCTCATCTATTAGTAATAACAAAATATGGGCATTGCTCTGCGACAGACAGGGGATAATCTGGGTAGGAACTGATGATGGGTTTAACAGGTATCACGAATCTACCAGATCCTTTACCGCCTATCAGCCCAATTCTAAATTGCCATATACCATGGTCGGCAAGTCTGTTAATGCTATTATTGAAGATAAACAGGGACAGCTCTGGCTGGGGAACTGGAGCGGAGGGTTAAACAGGTTCGACAAACGTACGCAGCGCTTCAGTAATTTTAGGCAAAAGCAGTTGCCCGGATCCAAAAATCCGAACGATATCTGGACGCTCACCTCTGATAAAAACGGAATGATATGGGTAGGTACCTATTGGAATGGATTATTTCGTTTTGATACCGGAACAAATTCCTTTACTCCAATTACACCTCCAGATAAAAGTAGTACAGGAGTTTATAGTATCCTGCCTTTAACGGAGCATATTTTGCTTGTTGGTGGAAATAATGGCTTTTACTGGCTGGATACCCGGAACAATAAATGGGAGGCGATTAAAAACCTGGTAAATTATCCTTTTGGTGGTGCCTATAAAGATAAGGATAACATTATCTGGATCAACGCCAAGAATGGGTTTTTGAAGATTGACAGTAAACAATATAAGTTTGAGCTGGAAGACCTGAAACTAGGCAATACTGAAGTGAAAAGCATAGCAAGTAAAGATGACCGCCTTTGGATCGGTACGAATAAGGGCTTGTTTGTATTTGATTACCGAACGGGACAACTGTCAGTTCTGAAGAAAAACGGGACGAAAAACAGCCTCAAAAGTAATGATATCAGTAAACTTTATTTTGATACCAAAGGAATCCTGTGGATCTTAACTGAAGATGGATTCGATAGTTATAATCTGCAGAAAAAGGAATTTTCCCACCATTTCCATCATTCTATTTTGGGCAGTCTTTTCAATGAAGACGTTTTCAGGGACATTCTTGAAGCCGAGCCTGGTATTTATTATCTGGCTACTGATGCTGGCCTGAAAATTTACAATAGCTTCAACAATACTTTTAAGCATTATTACAGCAATAAGAACGACAAATATGCCTTAAGTAATAACCACCTTTATTCTTTATTAAAGGATCAGAATGGGGAGATATGGATTGGAACTTATGGTGGTGGATTGAACCACTTTAATCCTGTTACTGGACGTTTCCGGGCTTTCGGGCCTGCGGAAAACTCCGGGAGTGGGGTTAGCAGTAATATTATCAGGGGGCTATTCCGGGATTCAGGTAACAATATCTGGGTTTCCACGCCAGATGGACTTAATAAGTATGATTTTAAGCGCAAACGGTTTGTAGTTTATTCTAAAGTTGATGGTTTTTCCAGTAATGTATTCAGGGATGTTACGGAAGATCGTAAAGGTAACATCTGGGTAACTACTGAAAACGGGTTGTCAAAATTAAATCCTGCAAATATGGTTATCAATAATTTTGATGAGGCGGATGGTGTGTATGTGAATTCGGTGATGCTCAATAATGGGGAAAGTATTTATCTTGCCGGAGCACGGGGTGGGGTAATTAAATTCAATCCGCTTACCATCCAATTTAATAAGATGGTACCTCCGGTTTATTTTACAGATTTTCAACTGTTCAACAAATCTATTGTTGCTGATTCGGGAGGGCCACTCAGACAAAACCTGAACATTGCAACCGAACTGACGCTGGATTATGAACAGAGTGTGTTTTCCTTTGAATTTGTTGGACTCAATTATCGCCATTCGGAAAAAAATCAATACGCTTATATGCTGATTGGATTTGATAAAAAATGGAATTACGTAGGTACGCAACGTAAAGCCACCTATACCAACTTAAACCCGGGAACCTATAAACTCTGGATCCGGGCTTCCAATAACGATGGGGTCTGGAACAAGGAGGGCAGGGTGCTGATGATTTGCATTCGCTCGCCATGGTATTGGAGATGGTGGGCTTATGTAGTTTATGCAGTTGCAGCCGGTCTGCTGATCTATTTGTACTTTATTTACAGGAAGAAACAAGATGAGCTGAAATACAAGATAAGGGTGGCCAGTATAGAAAGTGAAAAGGAAAAAGAGCTCAGTGAAAAGAAACTCTCCTTCTTTACTAACATCTCCCATGAATTTCGTACACCACTTACCTTAATTATAAATCCGATCAAGGAACTGTTGTATCATGATGATAAAAATGTGGATATCAGTAACCTTAATATTGTATATCGGAATGCAAAACGTCTCCTTAGCCTGGTAGATCAGTTACTGCTGTTCAGAAAAGCGGATTCCGGGGCTGATCTGCTGAAGGCTGCTGATCTGGAAATTGTGAACCTGTGTAAAGAAGTTTATTTGTGTTTTTCTCACCTCGCCAGCTCAAGAAATATCAGGTATGAATTTCTGAGTGCTGCAACACATATCTGGATATACGCTGATAGGGGAAAATTAGAAATTGCTATTTTTAATTTGCTGTCAAATGCGATTAAGTTTACCCCGGACGGGGGAAGTGTAAAACTTGAAATTCTTGAAGCATCCGATAGGCTAACTATACAAATCAGTGATACAGGTTGTGGCATTCCTGAAGCAGCCGGAGAGAAAATCTATAACAGGTTTTATCAGGAAGCAGATGAAAATAGTTCTTTAAGAACGGGGTTTGGAATAGGGCTGTTTTTGGTACGTAATTTTATTGAAAGCCATGGCGGATCTATTACTTATAAGAGTATCGCTAATCAAGGGACTACTTTTTCGGTTGAATTGTTAAAAGGAAAGTGCCACATCAATCCTGATCAGCTTATTCCAGAAACGGGAATGAGCTCTCAGCTGTTGATGGAATTGAGTGATGAACATGGAATCCAATCAGAACAGCTGATTACTGAGCAGTATGATCATGACCTGACATCAGAAAAAAAATCAATCCTGATTATAGATGACAATCCATCCATCAGGAATTACTTAATTGGGATTTTCAAAGCGCAGTATCAATTGTTTGTTGCAGAAAGCGGGGAGCAGGGGATGGAGATGATTCGTGAAATACTGCCTGATTTTATTATCAGCGATGTAATGATGCAGGGGATTACCGGGATAGAGATTTGTAGCCTGGTCAAGGAAGATGCTGCTTTATGTCATATACCGGTAGTACTATTAACGGCCAGTACTTCTCCGGAAATTAAATTGAAAGGACTGGAAATTGGTGCTGATGATTATATTAGTAAACCTTTTGATAAAGATTTGCTGATGGCCAGGGTGGCTGGAATTTTGAAAAGTAAGAACAGCCTTCAGAAATATTTCTACAATGAAATTACGCTGAACCCAAATAATTCAAAGATCTCAGCAGAGTACAGGGATTTTCTCCAGCAGTGTATCCAGATTGTAGAGCTGTACATTACCGATCCAAATTTTAATATTCAGGTACTTGCGGATGAGATTGGCATGTCCCGGTCCAACTTGTTTGTTAAAATTAAATCCATATCCGGCAGATCCTCTAACAGTTTTATTCGCTTTATCCGGCTTCGGAAGGCGGCCGAAATATTTATCAATACAGATAATACGATATCTGAAACCATGTTTATGGTTGGGATTATTGATAGTAAATATTTCAGAGCGCAGTTTCATAAACTCTTTAACATGAATCCTTCTGATTATATCCGGAAATACAGAAAGAACTTTTCTAATCAGATCAGCCTTGGCAAAGGCATCAAAACAAATCCAGGCCGCTTTGATCCGTAA